In Massilia antarctica, the following are encoded in one genomic region:
- a CDS encoding energy transducer TonB, with amino-acid sequence MHFSQQHIGSGNKFTKMAIVTALHIAVGVALIHNMNRVAPVTVPEAAPIEVTPVREKPLEPPPEPEQFKTDPVVPPLLIPKPVIDILPPPPEVAPTGTVIDKVVPPPAVIDTGRKVEQVIPPAVVQPAKQTRTAVLADASACVKPEYPARAARNGDTGTVNLALLVGVDGKVSDARVDKSSGSSDLDKAAVAALSMCKFKPATTNGVAEPGWARIAYVWTLD; translated from the coding sequence ATGCATTTCTCTCAACAGCACATTGGCAGCGGCAACAAATTCACCAAAATGGCCATCGTCACCGCACTGCACATCGCCGTTGGCGTGGCGCTCATCCACAATATGAACCGGGTGGCGCCGGTCACCGTCCCCGAAGCGGCGCCGATCGAAGTGACACCCGTGCGCGAAAAACCGCTTGAGCCGCCGCCGGAGCCGGAGCAATTCAAGACCGACCCAGTGGTGCCGCCGCTCCTGATTCCCAAGCCAGTGATCGATATCTTGCCGCCGCCACCGGAGGTGGCCCCCACCGGCACCGTCATCGACAAGGTGGTGCCGCCGCCGGCCGTGATCGACACGGGGCGCAAGGTCGAGCAGGTCATCCCGCCAGCCGTGGTGCAGCCGGCCAAACAGACCCGGACCGCCGTGCTGGCCGACGCTTCCGCCTGCGTCAAGCCGGAATATCCGGCGCGCGCCGCCCGCAATGGCGACACCGGCACCGTCAATCTCGCGCTGCTGGTCGGCGTGGATGGCAAGGTGAGCGACGCCCGCGTCGATAAATCGAGCGGATCGTCTGACCTCGACAAGGCAGCCGTCGCGGCCCTGAGCATGTGCAAGTTCAAGCCGGCCACGACCAACGGCGTGGCCGAGCCGGGATGGGCGCGGATCGCCTACGTCTGGACACTCGACTGA
- a CDS encoding response regulator, whose amino-acid sequence MKVQIEQKSIRVLLADDHPIVMTGFAMSLAGVGMDVVGQAKTPDEAEEMYAALDPDVLVLDIRFGTELTGLDAAKSILQKFPAARIVFLSQFDQDSLIKETYRLGARAFVTKDCDPADLATAVRHAHEGKLYFLPQIAERLANLSVRGDASPQSQLDQRGLEIFKLMAEGLTNAEIAEKLNLSTKTISNISQSVKEKLGVHRQAYITKLAVKYGLIEP is encoded by the coding sequence ATGAAAGTGCAGATTGAGCAAAAATCGATTCGGGTCTTGCTGGCGGACGACCATCCGATTGTGATGACCGGTTTCGCCATGTCGCTGGCCGGTGTCGGCATGGATGTGGTGGGGCAGGCCAAGACGCCCGATGAAGCCGAAGAGATGTATGCCGCCCTCGATCCGGACGTGCTGGTGCTCGATATCCGCTTCGGTACCGAGCTGACCGGGCTGGACGCGGCCAAGAGCATCCTGCAAAAATTTCCGGCGGCGCGCATCGTGTTCCTCAGCCAGTTCGACCAGGATAGCCTGATCAAGGAAACCTACCGTCTGGGGGCGCGCGCCTTCGTCACCAAGGATTGCGACCCGGCCGACCTGGCCACGGCGGTGCGCCATGCGCATGAGGGCAAGCTGTATTTCCTGCCGCAGATCGCCGAGCGCCTGGCCAATCTGTCGGTGCGCGGCGACGCCTCGCCACAGTCGCAGCTCGACCAGCGCGGGCTGGAGATCTTCAAGCTGATGGCCGAAGGATTGACCAATGCCGAAATCGCCGAGAAGCTCAATCTGTCGACCAAGACGATCAGCAATATCAGCCAGTCGGTCAAGGAAAAGCTGGGCGTGCACCGGCAGGCCTATATCACCAAGCTGGCCGTCAAGTACGGCTTGATCGAGCCATAG
- a CDS encoding sensor histidine kinase, translating to MKLRFWQSWSIGTRMAFITMLPVVFLFSSFVGYSWYSHRVQVALELEERGRILAKALAETSEYNVISGNLSDLRLTINGLVQSDKSIHRIEVVDANQKGAISVVSQNSAVGEDRFYEAPIKKQMIWINLFSDNGVPHVSGSSDTKPTTVPTEVVGYVRVTMSPTNMLHKQAGRFQVELAMAALALVVSGALAYVLARSLTIPLKSSIGALREIRGGNYQVALPVTTGGEVGELQESITEMSVALGRSRQDLENKVAERTKDLVESRNEALKADAEKRKLIQKVNSIVEDERKSIAIEIHDELNASLIAARLESQSILHLAGKVEQGPTIDEIKQKSQAITKLTLDLYASGRRLVRRLRPEVLDMLGLHGAVEEMIRHYDASHPECHFQFHSDGDFSGLGSELAISAYRIVQEALSNVLKHAGATHAQVAMTLSEQDDTLHIEIADDGAGFSTASASSGIGIIGMRERVYALGGTIDFSSEPDKGTVIGIALPIAQAA from the coding sequence ATGAAGCTGCGATTCTGGCAAAGCTGGAGCATCGGCACGCGCATGGCCTTCATCACCATGCTGCCGGTGGTGTTCCTGTTCTCGTCCTTCGTCGGCTATTCCTGGTACTCGCACCGGGTCCAGGTGGCCCTCGAGCTGGAGGAGCGCGGCCGCATCCTGGCCAAGGCGCTGGCCGAAACGAGCGAATACAACGTCATCTCGGGCAACCTGTCCGACCTGCGCCTGACCATCAATGGCCTGGTCCAGTCGGACAAGAGCATCCACCGCATCGAAGTGGTGGACGCCAACCAGAAGGGGGCCATCAGCGTCGTCTCGCAGAACTCCGCCGTCGGCGAAGACCGGTTTTACGAAGCGCCGATCAAGAAGCAGATGATCTGGATTAACCTGTTTTCGGACAATGGCGTGCCGCACGTCTCCGGTTCGAGCGACACCAAGCCGACCACCGTGCCGACCGAGGTGGTGGGCTACGTGCGGGTGACCATGTCGCCCACCAACATGCTGCACAAGCAGGCGGGCCGCTTCCAGGTGGAGCTGGCGATGGCCGCGCTGGCGCTGGTGGTCAGTGGCGCGCTGGCCTACGTGCTGGCGCGCAGCCTGACCATTCCGCTCAAGTCCTCGATCGGCGCGCTGCGCGAAATCCGCGGCGGGAACTACCAGGTGGCGCTGCCCGTCACCACCGGCGGCGAGGTCGGCGAGCTGCAGGAATCGATCACCGAAATGTCGGTGGCGCTGGGCCGCTCGCGCCAGGATCTGGAAAACAAGGTCGCCGAACGCACCAAGGACCTGGTCGAATCGCGCAACGAAGCGCTCAAGGCCGATGCCGAGAAGCGCAAGCTGATCCAGAAGGTGAACTCGATCGTCGAGGACGAGCGCAAGAGCATCGCCATCGAGATCCACGACGAACTCAATGCCTCGCTGATCGCCGCGCGCCTGGAATCGCAAAGCATCCTGCACCTGGCCGGCAAGGTGGAGCAGGGCCCGACGATCGACGAGATCAAGCAGAAGTCGCAAGCGATCACCAAGCTCACCTTGGACCTGTACGCCAGCGGACGGCGCCTGGTGCGGCGCCTGCGTCCCGAGGTGCTCGACATGCTCGGCCTGCACGGCGCGGTGGAAGAAATGATCCGCCACTACGACGCCAGCCATCCCGAATGCCACTTCCAGTTCCATTCCGACGGCGATTTTTCGGGCCTGGGGAGCGAACTGGCCATTTCCGCCTACCGCATCGTGCAGGAAGCGCTGTCGAATGTGCTCAAGCACGCCGGCGCCACGCATGCGCAGGTGGCGATGACCTTGTCCGAACAGGACGACACCTTGCATATCGAAATCGCCGACGATGGCGCCGGCTTCAGCACCGCCAGCGCCTCGTCCGGCATCGGCATCATCGGCATGCGCGAAAGGGTGTACGCGCTGGGCGGCACCATCGACTTCAGCTCCGAACCCGACAAAGGTACCGTGATCGGCATCGCCCTGCCGATCGCGCAAGCGGCCTGA
- a CDS encoding M14 family zinc carboxypeptidase, translating into MSNELKTPYELGNKNQTTTWADCIAWYEELARRFPGVLHFKVVGTSDCGLPIHAGVVTADGVFERQRLKDEGRPVFFNNNGIHPGEPEGVDACMALVRDFCTEPARLAALGRTVFLFVPLYNVDGSINRANTSRVNQDGPEQFGFRGNSRHLDLNRDFVKCDSLTAQVFNKLFAAWDPDVMVDTHTSNGADYPYTMTLIHTQTDKLGGALGQFLQGTMLPHMFAEMERRGWPTCPYVNPVKDSPDHGIAEFLETPRFSTGFAALHHTIGFMPETHMLKPYADRYDAMRALVETALDFTVAQAATIAALRRAARDEGKVRREWPVHWSVDVDNPSTFPFHGYAAKYMPSVIGNYTRLSYDRSEPWERDIAYFNSFPADIVVATPRAYVVPQAWREVVERLQWNGVAMQRIEADRIQEVRCYRIASVESRANAYEGHMFHDDVRLEQFTQAVTLRAGDWWIALDQDMARYAVETLEPQGHDSFFRWGFFNSVLEKKEAYSDYVFEDHALELLRDEPALQAKFEAWKAAHPALLSDQYAVLDFIFANCARHVEPEWRRYPVLSVM; encoded by the coding sequence ATGTCGAACGAATTGAAAACGCCCTACGAACTGGGTAACAAGAATCAGACCACGACCTGGGCTGACTGCATCGCATGGTACGAAGAGTTGGCGCGCCGCTTTCCCGGCGTGCTCCACTTCAAGGTGGTCGGCACTTCCGATTGCGGCCTCCCGATCCACGCCGGCGTGGTGACCGCCGACGGCGTGTTCGAGCGCCAGCGCCTGAAGGACGAAGGGCGCCCGGTCTTCTTCAACAATAACGGCATCCATCCGGGCGAGCCGGAAGGCGTGGACGCCTGCATGGCGCTGGTGCGCGACTTCTGCACCGAACCGGCGCGCCTGGCCGCGCTGGGCAGAACCGTATTCCTGTTCGTCCCGCTGTACAACGTCGACGGCAGCATCAACCGCGCCAACACCTCGCGCGTGAACCAGGATGGTCCCGAGCAGTTCGGCTTTCGCGGCAACAGCCGCCATCTCGACCTGAACCGCGATTTCGTCAAGTGCGACAGCCTGACCGCGCAGGTGTTCAACAAGCTGTTCGCCGCCTGGGACCCGGACGTGATGGTCGACACCCACACCTCCAACGGCGCCGACTACCCGTACACGATGACCCTGATTCACACCCAGACCGACAAGCTTGGCGGCGCGCTTGGCCAATTTTTGCAGGGCACCATGCTGCCGCATATGTTCGCCGAGATGGAGCGGCGCGGCTGGCCGACCTGCCCGTACGTCAATCCGGTCAAGGACAGCCCGGACCACGGCATTGCCGAATTCCTGGAGACGCCGCGCTTTTCGACCGGTTTCGCGGCGCTGCACCACACCATCGGCTTCATGCCCGAGACGCACATGCTCAAGCCCTACGCCGACCGCTACGATGCGATGCGCGCGCTGGTCGAAACGGCGCTCGACTTCACGGTCGCGCAGGCGGCCACCATCGCCGCGCTGCGCCGCGCCGCGCGCGACGAGGGCAAGGTGCGGCGCGAGTGGCCGGTGCACTGGTCAGTGGACGTGGACAATCCGTCCACCTTCCCGTTCCACGGCTACGCGGCCAAATACATGCCCAGCGTGATCGGCAACTACACGCGCCTGTCGTACGACCGCAGCGAGCCGTGGGAGCGCGACATCGCCTACTTCAACAGCTTCCCGGCCGACATCGTGGTGGCGACGCCGCGCGCCTACGTGGTGCCGCAAGCCTGGCGCGAAGTCGTCGAGCGGCTGCAGTGGAACGGCGTGGCGATGCAGCGCATCGAGGCCGACCGCATCCAAGAGGTGCGCTGCTACCGCATCGCGTCGGTCGAGTCGCGCGCGAATGCCTACGAAGGCCATATGTTCCATGACGACGTGCGGCTGGAGCAGTTTACCCAGGCCGTGACCCTGCGCGCCGGTGACTGGTGGATTGCGCTGGACCAGGACATGGCGCGCTACGCGGTCGAAACCTTGGAGCCGCAGGGCCACGACAGCTTTTTCCGCTGGGGCTTTTTCAACAGTGTGCTGGAAAAGAAGGAAGCCTATTCCGACTACGTGTTCGAAGACCACGCGCTCGAACTGCTGCGCGACGAGCCGGCCTTGCAGGCGAAGTTCGAGGCCTGGAAGGCGGCGCATCCCGCCTTGCTGTCGGACCAGTACGCGGTGCTCGACTTCATCTTCGCCAATTGCGCGCGCCATGTGGAGCCGGAGTGGCGCCGTTATCCGGTGCTGTCGGTGATGTAA
- a CDS encoding DUF885 domain-containing protein encodes MHKSLARTALWAALALTFAPAAALAAPPAPPAGKVSGLVSAQAKKQLDALALEYYEAVARFDPVEATARGDNRFDDQIGMSIGPKEHARQNARYNVFLNRLHALDRRALDLRAQTNYDVLEFELNSLLSFANLPELMLPMNQMDSVPVTIANYASGDGAQPLTTVKQYKAYLNRLTQLPAWIDQAIANMREGMRVGVTLPRAAVVSMLPQYQKLVSAKAEESIYYTPIRNMPAAFSAADKAALAAGYRKAIDGKLAPALARLASFIEKDYLPAARTSTGWSALPEGKEWYEKRVAEQTTTSLTPEQIHAIGLKEVARIQGEYAVVGPKMGYTGPAVGLPGWVSQQQKYRPFKTDQEVIDVYRKLDALLRTKLPALFSLMPKAPLDLRLEPELSRATASDHYSAPAIDGSRPGVFWSVVNDPTQYGSTGMVTLFLHEGQPGHHFHIALLQELDLPKFRQFSGNTAYTEGWALYAETLGKEMGLFDKPEDYFGHLNDEMLRAVRLVVDTGMHAKGWTREQSIQYMRDTLGYPESTARSETERYMVWPGQALGYKIGALKILALRHRAEAALGDKFSLPKFHEIVLEDGTLPLSLLEVKVDRWIEKNQ; translated from the coding sequence ATGCATAAAAGTCTTGCCCGGACCGCCTTGTGGGCGGCGCTCGCCCTGACGTTCGCGCCCGCTGCCGCGCTCGCCGCGCCGCCGGCACCGCCGGCCGGAAAAGTCTCAGGCCTTGTGTCGGCCCAAGCCAAAAAACAGCTCGATGCGCTGGCGCTGGAATATTACGAAGCGGTGGCGCGCTTCGATCCGGTCGAGGCCACCGCCCGGGGCGACAACCGTTTCGACGACCAGATCGGCATGAGCATCGGCCCCAAGGAGCACGCACGCCAGAATGCGCGCTACAACGTCTTCCTCAACCGCCTGCACGCGCTGGACCGGCGCGCGCTCGACCTGCGCGCGCAGACCAACTACGACGTGCTCGAATTCGAGTTGAACAGTCTCCTGTCGTTCGCCAACCTGCCGGAACTGATGCTGCCCATGAACCAGATGGACAGCGTGCCGGTCACCATCGCCAACTACGCCAGCGGCGACGGCGCCCAGCCCCTGACCACGGTCAAGCAATACAAGGCTTACCTGAACCGCCTGACGCAGCTGCCGGCATGGATCGACCAGGCCATCGCGAATATGCGCGAGGGGATGCGCGTGGGCGTGACCCTGCCGCGCGCGGCGGTGGTATCGATGCTGCCGCAGTACCAGAAGCTGGTCAGCGCCAAGGCGGAAGAGAGCATCTACTACACCCCGATCCGCAACATGCCGGCCGCTTTTTCGGCCGCCGACAAAGCCGCGCTGGCGGCCGGCTACCGCAAGGCGATCGATGGCAAGCTGGCGCCGGCGCTGGCGCGCCTGGCCAGCTTCATCGAAAAAGACTACCTGCCGGCGGCGCGCACCAGCACCGGCTGGAGCGCCCTGCCCGAGGGGAAGGAGTGGTATGAAAAGCGCGTGGCTGAGCAGACCACCACCAGCCTGACGCCGGAGCAGATCCATGCGATCGGCCTGAAGGAAGTGGCGCGCATCCAGGGCGAGTACGCCGTGGTGGGGCCGAAGATGGGCTACACCGGGCCGGCGGTCGGGCTGCCTGGATGGGTGTCGCAGCAGCAGAAATACAGGCCCTTCAAGACCGACCAGGAAGTCATCGACGTGTACCGCAAGCTCGATGCGCTGCTGCGCACCAAGTTGCCGGCCTTGTTTTCGCTGATGCCGAAAGCGCCGCTGGACCTGCGCCTGGAGCCGGAACTGTCGCGCGCGACGGCGTCGGACCACTACTCGGCGCCGGCCATCGACGGTTCGCGGCCGGGCGTGTTCTGGTCGGTGGTGAACGATCCGACGCAGTACGGCAGCACCGGCATGGTGACCCTGTTCCTGCACGAGGGCCAGCCGGGCCACCACTTCCACATCGCCCTGCTGCAGGAGCTGGACTTGCCCAAGTTCCGCCAGTTCAGCGGCAACACCGCCTATACCGAAGGCTGGGCGCTGTATGCGGAAACCCTGGGCAAGGAGATGGGCCTGTTCGACAAGCCGGAGGATTATTTCGGCCACCTGAACGATGAAATGCTGCGCGCGGTGCGGCTGGTGGTCGACACCGGCATGCACGCGAAAGGCTGGACGCGCGAGCAATCGATCCAGTACATGCGCGATACCCTGGGCTATCCGGAATCGACGGCCCGCAGCGAAACGGAGCGCTACATGGTGTGGCCGGGACAGGCACTCGGCTACAAGATCGGCGCGCTCAAGATCCTGGCGCTGCGCCACCGCGCGGAAGCGGCGCTGGGCGATAAATTCAGCCTGCCCAAGTTCCACGAGATCGTGCTGGAAGATGGCACCTTGCCGCTGTCGCTGCTGGAAGTGAAGGTCGATCGCTGGATCGAAAAGAACCAGTAA
- a CDS encoding helix-turn-helix transcriptional regulator has product MTYASKSLDNSVDGKTADRILFFIKSKGPSATARLAQMLEMTPEAARQQVQKLAAAGLIEGRQQDAAGVGRPRQHWVLTEAGNRRFPDTHAQMTVQLIGSIRQLFGEEGLDKLVAQRESEARALYQQACGGASVPERLEQLAAIRTGEGYMARIEADAQGWLLIEDHCPICAAARTCQGFCRSELQLFSEIAGPGTTVIREQHVLAGATRCVYRIAPA; this is encoded by the coding sequence ATGACTTATGCAAGTAAATCGTTGGATAATTCGGTCGATGGCAAGACGGCCGACCGCATCCTGTTCTTCATCAAGTCCAAGGGGCCGAGCGCCACGGCCAGGCTGGCCCAGATGCTGGAGATGACACCCGAAGCGGCGCGCCAGCAGGTGCAGAAGCTGGCCGCGGCAGGCTTGATCGAAGGCCGACAGCAGGATGCGGCGGGTGTAGGCCGGCCGCGCCAGCACTGGGTGCTGACCGAGGCCGGCAACCGGCGCTTTCCCGACACGCATGCGCAAATGACGGTGCAGCTGATCGGATCGATCCGCCAGTTGTTTGGCGAGGAAGGGCTGGACAAGCTGGTGGCGCAGCGCGAGAGCGAAGCGCGCGCGCTGTACCAACAGGCCTGCGGCGGCGCCAGTGTGCCGGAGCGGCTGGAACAGCTGGCCGCGATCCGCACCGGCGAAGGCTATATGGCGCGCATCGAGGCCGATGCGCAGGGCTGGCTGCTGATCGAGGACCACTGCCCCATCTGCGCCGCGGCGCGCACCTGCCAGGGCTTTTGCCGGTCCGAGCTGCAATTGTTCAGCGAGATCGCCGGCCCCGGCACCACGGTGATCCGCGAACAGCATGTGCTGGCCGGCGCCACCCGCTGCGTGTACCGCATCGCGCCCGCATGA
- a CDS encoding MFS transporter, which translates to MSAALPSTSSWGELFSGQNGLLALALTGGVALHAINVHIVTTVLPSVVRDIGGLDWHAWNTTLFVVASILGAALSVRLLAAAGARGACLAALGIFALGSSACASAMSMPWMLAGRSVQGLGGGALAALSYSLIRVVFPAPLWPRAVALVSGMWGVATLCGPAVGGLFAQAGHWRWAFWALLPVALLQAILVARRLRPAGAASAQPPIPVVQIALLAASVLAVAAGGLSRMLAVQGAGVAAGIALGVAAIAVERRSRVRLLPAGATALDSPLGAVYASVALLLVGTTTEIYVPYFLQTLHGYTPLAAGYLTAAMAAGWSASSMLSSGRQGAGAMTMLRAGPVLGASSLLALALLVPAGDALSPAMLMLLCGLALAGAGAGVGLGWPHLLTRVLTLAPAGEGGLASAAITTVQLYGMAIGAAVAGLVANAAGLSEPGGKAGAQSAAMWLFASFALAPALAAALARATGKR; encoded by the coding sequence ATGTCCGCTGCCTTACCTTCCACCTCATCCTGGGGCGAGCTTTTTTCCGGCCAGAACGGCCTGCTGGCCCTTGCCCTGACCGGCGGCGTCGCGCTGCACGCGATCAACGTCCACATTGTCACGACCGTGCTGCCGTCGGTGGTGCGGGACATCGGGGGCCTGGACTGGCATGCCTGGAACACCACCCTGTTCGTGGTCGCCTCCATCCTCGGCGCGGCCCTGTCGGTGCGCCTGCTGGCCGCCGCCGGTGCGCGCGGGGCCTGCCTGGCGGCGCTCGGCATCTTTGCGCTGGGGTCAAGCGCCTGCGCCAGCGCGATGTCCATGCCGTGGATGCTGGCCGGGCGCAGCGTGCAGGGCCTTGGCGGCGGGGCATTGGCGGCCCTGAGCTATTCGCTGATCCGCGTGGTCTTCCCCGCGCCTTTGTGGCCGCGCGCGGTGGCACTGGTATCGGGCATGTGGGGAGTGGCTACCTTGTGCGGGCCGGCCGTGGGCGGCCTGTTCGCCCAGGCCGGGCACTGGCGCTGGGCATTCTGGGCCCTGTTGCCGGTGGCCCTGCTGCAGGCGATATTGGTCGCGCGGCGACTGCGTCCGGCCGGCGCCGCATCCGCGCAGCCGCCAATCCCGGTGGTCCAGATCGCGCTGCTGGCAGCCTCCGTGCTGGCGGTGGCCGCCGGCGGTTTGTCACGCATGCTCGCCGTGCAGGGCGCTGGTGTGGCGGCCGGGATCGCGCTCGGCGTGGCCGCCATCGCCGTCGAGCGCCGCTCACGGGTGCGCCTGCTGCCTGCCGGGGCCACCGCCCTCGACTCGCCACTGGGCGCGGTGTATGCCAGCGTGGCCTTGCTCCTGGTGGGCACCACCACTGAAATCTACGTCCCCTATTTTTTGCAGACCTTGCACGGCTACACGCCGCTGGCCGCCGGCTACCTGACCGCGGCCATGGCGGCCGGCTGGAGCGCCAGTTCCATGCTGTCCTCGGGCCGCCAGGGCGCGGGCGCGATGACGATGCTGCGCGCCGGCCCGGTGCTGGGCGCAAGCAGCCTGCTGGCCCTCGCGCTGCTGGTGCCGGCCGGCGACGCGCTCTCGCCGGCCATGCTGATGCTGCTGTGCGGCCTGGCGCTGGCCGGTGCCGGCGCCGGCGTGGGACTCGGCTGGCCGCATCTGCTCACGCGCGTGCTGACCCTGGCGCCGGCAGGCGAGGGAGGTCTGGCGTCGGCGGCGATCACCACCGTGCAGTTGTACGGCATGGCGATCGGCGCGGCGGTGGCGGGACTGGTGGCCAATGCCGCCGGCTTGAGCGAGCCGGGAGGAAAAGCAGGCGCGCAGTCGGCGGCGATGTGGCTGTTCGCCAGCTTTGCGCTGGCGCCCGCACTGGCGGCGGCGCTGGCGCGCGCGACCGGCAAACGATAG
- a CDS encoding tetratricopeptide repeat protein gives MREQLEKLLASGRDNALLRFGLGNACLKDGDAAAAALHLQQATQQNPAHSAAWKLLGKALQQLERPQEAEAAWEKGLEVAVKQGDIQSSREMTVFLKRLRR, from the coding sequence ATGCGCGAACAACTGGAAAAATTATTGGCATCGGGGCGCGATAACGCGTTGCTGCGCTTCGGTCTGGGCAACGCCTGCCTCAAGGATGGTGATGCCGCGGCGGCCGCGCTTCACCTGCAGCAGGCCACGCAGCAAAATCCCGCCCACTCGGCGGCGTGGAAGCTGCTCGGCAAAGCCCTGCAACAGCTGGAGCGGCCGCAGGAGGCCGAAGCGGCATGGGAAAAAGGACTGGAGGTCGCCGTGAAGCAGGGCGACATCCAGTCCTCGCGCGAGATGACGGTGTTCCTCAAGCGCTTGCGGCGCTGA
- a CDS encoding DUF885 family protein has product MRASLLLAAALAALAGAPAGAQTPALTPPLSQFGIAQQAMPAFIQRYQLDYASLDKLYTVANGTARARQMQEFFEQWRAALDALPFDSFGVEDRIDVVMLRNQIDFELRELAAQRKRFAEAEPLAPFVRPLIDMAEARRTMQAQDGAASAAVLQQALVAVRKAHDALLAGADINAPKPMASRSVANRAAQVLATTARDLKAWYAYYEGYDPQLTWWVKRPYADLDKAMSDYAASLNERLVGKASAKLLNVTGDPIGREGLVSALRREMIPYTPEELMALAEKELAWGEAELRKASAEMGFGSDWHAAMEKVKTMYVAPGEQPAMVRGLAKEAIDYMAANKLVTVPEVARRSWRMDMLSPEAQLINPFFLGGDTILVSYPTADMTHEQKLMSMRGNNPHFSRATVQHELIPGHHLQGFMADRYQPQRRLFDSPFFTEGWAVYWEMLLYERKFAVTPEDRIGMMFWRNHRAARILFSLGFHMGKITPEQAVEMLIARVGHEPDNARAEVRRSFNGDYPPLYQAGYMVGALQLRELKRELVDGGKMTLLEYHDRILEGGVLPIELVRARLKNEKVARDFKAGWRFYK; this is encoded by the coding sequence ATGCGCGCCTCTCTGCTGCTGGCGGCGGCGCTGGCCGCGCTAGCCGGTGCGCCGGCTGGCGCGCAAACGCCCGCACTGACACCGCCCCTGTCCCAATTCGGCATCGCGCAGCAAGCCATGCCGGCCTTTATCCAGCGCTACCAGCTCGATTACGCCAGTCTCGACAAACTGTACACCGTGGCCAACGGCACGGCGCGCGCGCGCCAGATGCAGGAGTTTTTCGAGCAATGGCGCGCCGCCCTCGACGCCCTGCCGTTCGACAGCTTCGGCGTGGAAGACCGCATCGACGTGGTCATGTTGCGCAACCAGATCGACTTCGAGCTGCGCGAGCTGGCCGCCCAGCGCAAGCGCTTCGCCGAGGCCGAGCCGCTGGCGCCGTTCGTGCGTCCGCTGATCGACATGGCCGAAGCGCGCCGCACGATGCAGGCGCAGGATGGCGCGGCCAGTGCCGCCGTGCTGCAGCAGGCGCTGGTGGCGGTGCGCAAGGCCCACGATGCGCTGCTGGCCGGCGCCGACATCAATGCGCCCAAGCCGATGGCCTCGCGCAGCGTGGCCAACCGCGCGGCGCAGGTGCTGGCGACCACCGCCAGGGACCTGAAAGCCTGGTACGCGTACTACGAAGGGTACGACCCGCAGCTCACGTGGTGGGTCAAGCGTCCCTACGCGGACCTGGACAAGGCCATGAGCGATTACGCGGCCAGCCTGAATGAACGGCTGGTGGGCAAGGCGTCGGCCAAGCTTCTGAACGTGACGGGCGACCCGATCGGGCGCGAAGGCCTGGTCAGCGCCCTGCGCCGCGAAATGATCCCGTACACGCCGGAAGAACTGATGGCGCTGGCCGAAAAGGAGCTGGCCTGGGGCGAGGCCGAACTGCGCAAGGCGTCGGCCGAAATGGGTTTCGGCAGCGACTGGCATGCGGCCATGGAAAAGGTCAAGACCATGTACGTGGCGCCGGGCGAGCAGCCGGCCATGGTGCGGGGCTTGGCCAAGGAAGCGATCGACTACATGGCGGCCAACAAGCTGGTGACGGTCCCCGAAGTGGCGCGCCGCAGCTGGCGCATGGACATGCTCTCGCCCGAAGCGCAACTGATCAACCCATTTTTCCTGGGCGGCGACACGATCCTGGTGTCCTACCCCACGGCCGACATGACGCACGAGCAGAAACTCATGTCCATGCGCGGCAATAACCCGCACTTTTCGCGCGCGACGGTGCAGCACGAGCTCATTCCAGGCCATCACCTGCAAGGGTTCATGGCGGATCGCTACCAGCCGCAGCGCCGCCTGTTCGACTCGCCGTTCTTCACCGAGGGCTGGGCCGTGTACTGGGAAATGCTGCTGTACGAGCGCAAATTCGCCGTCACGCCGGAAGACCGCATCGGCATGATGTTCTGGCGTAATCACCGGGCGGCGCGCATCCTGTTCTCGCTCGGTTTCCACATGGGGAAAATCACGCCCGAGCAGGCGGTCGAGATGCTGATTGCCCGCGTCGGCCACGAGCCGGATAACGCGCGCGCCGAGGTACGGCGCTCGTTCAACGGCGATTATCCGCCGCTGTACCAGGCGGGCTACATGGTCGGGGCGCTGCAACTGCGCGAGCTGAAACGCGAACTGGTCGACGGCGGCAAGATGACCTTGCTGGAGTACCACGACCGCATTCTGGAAGGCGGCGTGCTGCCCATCGAACTGGTACGCGCGCGCCTGAAGAACGAGAAGGTCGCGCGCGACTTCAAGGCCGGCTGGCGCTTCTACAAATAG